A stretch of DNA from Salvelinus sp. IW2-2015 linkage group LG20, ASM291031v2, whole genome shotgun sequence:
ggcccaaactgctgcatataccctgactctgtcgcaagagaagtgacacaatttccctagttaaaagtaattcatgttagcaggcaatattaactaaatatgcagggttaaaaatatatacttgtgtattgattttaagaaaggcattgatgtttatggttagctacacgttggagcaacgacagtcctttttcgcRaatgcgcaccgcatcgattatatgcaacgcaggacacgctagataaactagtaatatcatcaaccatgtgtagttaactagtgattatgattgattgattgttttttataagataagtttaatgctagctagcaacttaccttggcttcttactgcattcgcgtaacaggcaggcccctcgtggagtgcaatgtaaggcaggtggttagagcgttggactagtttaaccgtaaggttgcaagattgaatccccgagctgacaaggtaaaaatctgtcgttctgcccctgaacaaggcagttaacccaccgttcctaggccgtcattgaaaatataatgtgttcttaactgacttgcctagttaaataaaggtgtacaaaAAAATWAAAATAGAATAAAAAtccggccaaatcggtgtccaaaaataccgatttccgattgctatgaaaacttgaaattggcYCTTATTAATCGGCcaatccgattaatcggtcgacctctaattgtgATTTTAAAAAGTCTGTATTGGACCTGAAAACTTAAACACGGTCAGACTAGGATATCTGTCTGTCACTCCTCTGTCCTCAGACACCCACATCCCAAGGAGCCTAGTCCCCATCGGCAAGGCTCTTCATAacagtgtgtgtttatatgtgtatgtgtgagcaCGTGcgtgatcatgtgtgtgtgtatgtcagagaTTAACCAACAGCTGACCTGCTTCTGTCTTTCTCAGTGCTCACACAAACTCAGGGCTCCTGCTTGTCACAATGCAGCCATTTCATGCCATGTGAGGACTGAGCAGGTCTCTTTCCGCCCTGGGCTGGTCCCCACTGGCKGCAGAACAATACTGACACAACAACAGTGGAGTGCACCACTGTGACCAGCTGTCAgacttgttttttattttatttctacctttatttaaccaggaaaagcccattgagacccagattctctttttcaagggagacctggccaagaaggcagcaacaatcaatacattacagaattaaaacatacaacMACATGATCCAGCTTTAAAAAAGCATTTGCACTCTTCTGTAACAGTCTTTcatcaacattttaaatgaattCAGTGGCACTGACATATCTACAGTAGacgaagcatggattgtagactattccatgcctctggtgcacaagacGAGAAGGCAGTCTTACTTAAtaatactgtaaatgtcctggggactttaagtagcaaacACCTAGCAGAcggggtatggtaactgctggtggtgaaggagaccagactacagaggtaaagagggagttttcccaaaagggctttgtagatgaacacatacaaatgtagctttctgcgcatataaagtgaggtccaacctaccatttggtacaaggtgcaatggtgggtgagtgacttggcatttatATTAAAgtgcaaggatgcatgataaacagaatccagtctctgtaagacggaggaggctgcatgcatatacaacaagtcaccataatcaattacagaKAGAAAAGTGACCTGAACAAGATTCTTTCTACCCATAAGTGGGAAGGAAGCCTCATTACGAAAATgaaaacccaatttcaatttaagcttcCTCACAAGATTCTCCAtatgaactttaaaggacaacttgtcattcAACCAAATACCTAActatttgtaggatgacacttttttAATGGATAATATGACAATGCTCTTCTCTGGCTGAGTGCGAGCTCTAgtaaaggtcatgaatttagTTTGTTGTACATACATGACCAGTTTGAGAGcataaagggaggcctgcagtgactgaaaacAGTCTGGAGCtctcaacagcctgaaccagagaaggagcacatgagtatatgactatcatctgcatatcaTCTGCATATGcactatcatcactatcatccgtaactttgctggttgcatcccatttcccaaatcactaatacaaattgagaacaacacaggagctagAATGGAACActggggcacacctctattaatctcaagaaagcCAGACTTGTCATTGTCCGcatatacacattgtgttctgtcagaaagatagttcctaaaccaatttactgccccttcactgagaccaatgttaCTGAACGTGTTATGTTACTGAACAATGTTCATGGCCAACTAAATCAAAGGCatttgctctcctctctcacaccacCTCATGTCAGGGAGAATATTATTCTCAGCCCTAAGTGTTAGTAATTTATGCTTTGTGGGTAACTTCAGTAAGGAAGTGTTCTAATATAATTCACAGCTGAGTCAGGCTTAGTTTTGTCATGTCACACTCACTGGGTGAAATGTGTTTctattcatcagaccagaggtacTGTGTTTGGCAGTAAGGCTCAGACATAAAGCCTATGGAGTGTGATATCTTGGTCATGGGACTGTACTCTTGCCAAATTAAGCAGAGAACTGAAATAGGACAAGCAATAAGTGGTACTGATGAATCTTGAACAAAGGCACAACTTTCTCAAGTTGTTATCCTCAAACACTCAAACTCTTTGTGGCACTCACTCCCTGGCAACTACTCTGTAAGGAACTCTAATGGGATGTGGCAGATGACTAAACAacttatccaccatctttgttcACAGAGCATAACAAAAACATGGCACTGCCGCTGCTCCAAGCTGTGTCTGTGTAAACTGCATATCTAGCACGGGCCTTAGTGCTCAGCKCACTGAGCCAGACAGAGTCATGGCAGCTCTCCATCATCATTCATGCACAGTGCATAACGCTGGGACAGAGACAGATTTAGTTTAACAGGGACATTAAATCTACCTCAGCACAAACCTTTTGAATGTAACATTATGTATAAATAAAGACCTTCAGAACAATAYGTTTTACTGTTACACTATTTCTATGATCGATGCTGTTTTATCCATGGTACTTTATTGWGGCAAATCTGcttcaaagttttgaatagaaagCAGTGGTTAGAATTCcttgttaaaaaaatatgtttgatgtctgaTACTGAATGATATATCAGGAATATTTTACATGTAGGTCTATTTGCTTATCTCATTAATATGTGACGACCTTCACACAACCTCATATTGAAGGTGAACTCACTCACCTACAACACAGAGGCAAAACATCAGCAAAGCCACTTTGGAAACGCATTAAACATCCACAATGACATGATGCAATGTTTGATTCTGGGTTTTACCTGTGAAGTGCGTTTATAACTTACTTGTATGAGCTGCCAACAGTAACTTCCTGTTTTAACTGCCTGTTTAGCGCATCTAGTGCCGCCCTGCCTCTGGCCCCTGCCGCGTCTTCTCGCTCCACTTTGATGCTAACTTTCTTTTCACCCTCCTTCTCTGCAGGTTGCTTCTTTTTACTCCCTCCCAGGATTTCCTTTTCTTGCAATTTGTCAGCAATTTCGCATTTCTCCACACCGATGTCAACCTCCGCGTGTTTGGACCTATCCTGGACGCGATCATCGCcgatggagatggagggattgGGTCTGGGAATCCAAGGATGGTCACTCCTTTTAGGAATGGGCCACGGCTGGAAATCCTTCTGATATTGTGTCTTGTTATTAAATGGGATCTCGGGAGTGTGATATTCATTCTTAGGTTTACATGATGGTTCAGGACGCACTTTCCAGTGCTTAAAGTCTTGCCGCATTACAGAACCACACGCGCGCTCCCCAGACGCAGCGATACCGTAGTTCGCACGAGCCGCTACCGCCTGGTCGCTGTGAATGGGTTGCGTTTCTATGGCGACTGCGCTCGCTTGTGCCTGGTTATGCGGCTGTTTTTGTTGGTGCTGCAGCTTAAGATGCTGCATCTCCGAGACATCGTACCTGGTGAAAACCAATGGCACAGAAATGTCCCCCTTGTCCAGCTGGTTCCAGAAGCGGGCCATACAGCACGCCCTGGTGATGCAGGGCCACGCCATGATGTCGGTTATAGCTCAGCTCCTGCGCGCGATACAATTCTTCAATATGCCACGGATCCGAGCAGGGAAAATGACTGTTTCCCCTCGGCTCTTGATGGGCCCCGGTATCCTGCTAAAGAGGAACAAAATGTCCGAGTTATTGAATGGTGCAATCTCCAATGTTTAGCGATAATAGCCGATTGATAAATCCATGATCCAAATATGAAGATTACTGTCTCGGATGTTTTCCTTTTGCGCTGCTCTCAGCTCTGCCCGTTCTGTCCCGTCATGCACATTGCACTACGACAGGACACTGCAAGGGAAGTCTGCCCCGCCCACGCGCTAGCATCCCCCCATGACAGGATGCTCAGAATTGAAGCAGAGAAATATCACCTGGCATCGTCATCATCACGCAATGTCTGCAGTGAGGAGAGACGTTTTGAAGCTTCAACCAATTCAATTCCATTATAGTTTTATGTTTCCATACGTTCACAGCAAGTTACTAAGAATTTGCTAGTAGTAGGCTCATTCACGTAGGCTACAATTGAAGAAGGTAATTAAGCATGACAGGTTGATGGTGTGCTTTAGCATATTAAATAGGGAATAAACTGAGCTGTTGGCCATACTGCAATTGGATgacatttttttctttatttatgtgTCATTGTATGGAGGCTTTGGAGTAAAGTTTTACTTAATAATatgctttaattccagtttggcCACATATTAATAACTGCATTCCCTTCTCCATCTAaaccaaaaatcaaagttaaagaataggactaaaatcaaatcaaaccttatTTAAAGTGTGttggatttgatttagtcctattctttaaataCAAATTTTGGTTGGGAtagagatgtgaatccaacatatcaattattaatttgtagacaaactggaatggaAGCCAgtctaagtcagtggcacagatgatggaactatccaagcagaagataaatctccttcaaatgttgatatttggttgtgttgacaggCAAACACACTTCAATATCCTTTTGAAACTaattatgttggattcacatctcccaAAATAAGTTGAAGAATGGGATCAAGCCAGTGCCTCTGCTGGAactgcatgacaagtcatttttccaacaattgtttacagacagattatttcacttataattcactgtatcacRattccagtgggtgagaagtttacatacactaaattgactgtgcctttaaacagcttggaaaattccagaaaattatgtcatggctttagaagcttctgataggctgattgacatcatttgagtcaattggaggtgtacctgtggatgtatttcaaggccttccaactcactgcctctttgcttgacatgggaaaatcaaaagaaatgagccaagacatcagaaaaaaattgtagacctccacaagtctggttcatccttgggagcaatttccaaacgcctgaaggtacaacgttcatctgtacaaacaatMgtacgcaagtataaacaccatgggaccacgcagccgtcataccgctcaggaagagacgcgttctgtctcctagagatgaacgcactttggtgcgaaaagtgcaaatcaatcccagaccaacagcaaaggaccttgtgaagatgctggaggaaccaggtacaaaagtatctatattcacagtaaaacgagttctatatcgacatcacctgaaaggccgctcagcaaggaagaagccactgcaccaaaaccgccagaaaaaagccagactacagtttgcaactgcacatggggacaaatatcgtactttttggagaaatgtcctctggtctgatgaaacaaaaatataactgtttggccataatgaccattgttatgtttggaggaaaaagggggatgcttgcaagctgaagaacactatcccaaccgtgaaccacgtgggtggcagcatcatgttgtgggggtgctttgctgcaagagggactggtgcacttcacaaaatagatggcatcatgaggtaggaaaatgatgtggatatattgaagcaacatctcaagacatcagtcaggaggttaaagcttggtcgtaaatgggtcttccaaatggacaatgaccccaagcatacttccaaagttgtggcaaaattgcttaaggacaacaaagtcaaggtattggagtagccatcacaaagccctgacctcaattctatagagaATATGttggaagaactgaaaaagcgtgtgcgagcaaggaggcctacaaacctgactcagttacaccagctctgtcaggaggaatgggccaaaattcacccaacttattgtgggaagcttttggatggctacctgaaacgtttgacccaagttaaacaatttaaaggcaatgctaccaaacactaattgagtgtatataaacgtctgacccactgggaatgtgatgaaagaaataaagctgaaataaatcattctctctactattattctgacatttcacattcttaaaataaagtggtgatcctaaaacaacaattgttactaggattaaatgtcaggaattgtgaaactgagtttaaatgtatttggctaaggtgtatgttaacttccgacttcaactgtacatattcttTAAATTGTGTTGTCaacaaaacacaattcaatatgaaTTTTTTAATACAGTGAAtggcctaaagttaaggctattttACAAACTAATTTAACATTCAACCTCAAAATAGGTAACTCacccatggccacattttgaggttactgtaactataaacgTATTCTTATATAAYCATATAAAGCATGCAtattcaagatagcatgcataggtcatcTTAGGTcggtggagatcttcacaattgctttaataatctgtgcagaaatCTTGAGgaacaactaaaccaaaaatcagacattgtttttccattggaatttggttgtacTTTTAGAttgttgaaagcatagtgataatgcattggaaattcaactaacttttgccTTTTTTTTAAGTTGGTGAATAttggttgtaatctcattgatcaacgtctcaaccaaatattaaacAATTATTCATGTTGAAATTACGTGGTGGGTTATTTGTACCAAATTGCTGGTGAGAGCATACAAAAAGGAATGGTATTCACATGAATAGTTATCAGTGACATCAAATATATTCCCTCAAAGTTATGATATGTCAGATTTTCATCTGTTTATGGTGTAATAGATAGCCACCCATTAATCAACATGATGTGAAAATGGAAAAGTCACAATCAATAATTCATCATATAAGCCACCGAAAAGAAAGATTGATAGCACAGGGCTAATCTCTCTTTAGGGTGGcagctagcctagcggttaaatgcgttgtgccagtaaccaaaatgtcgctggtttgaatccccacaCCTACTAAGTGAagaatctgtctgtgcccttgagcaaggcacttaactctaattgctcctgtaagacgttctggataagagtgtctgctaagtgactaaaatgtGAATCAACTGCTCAAAACCCTTTTATAAGCACCTGGATAAAACGTATTGGGGCTGAGCACTGATTGGTGAACAGCAGAATATCAAGAGGTTCAATCACCAGAAGACAACACACTTAATGGAAAACTAATCTGGATATTGATTGGCTACAGGCTGTCAAAGTATGCAGTATCTATAAATACACTGGCTCATTTCACACTATTGTTGCTGACAGCTCACTGTACAATAACTTTACTTTGTTTAGTGTTCAAAGTGAAGGGCATTTAAAGCTGCTCAGTAACAGCAAGATCAAAGTTCTTGAAGCTATAGATATGGGTTGAGCAATCAACCCATTCATTGAAAGGATTACAGAGATAAAACGATAGGAAGactaaagaaagagggagagaggcagacttTGGACCCACTTTGCTCACTCCTCTCCTGGGTGTACTAGTCCCAGACCTCACCCTCCCATCTGCCTGCACTGCCTAGCTCTCGGCTCTCTCCAGTTCCTCACCATGAAGATCCAATTTGCCCCTACTGACTTGCCACTAACCAGGAGACTGCAGATGGCCTCAGTGCTGCAGTGGGTCTTTTCCTTTCTCGGCCTGGGTGagtgtctgtgtctctgctctGTTTGTCCTGacctgtctatgtgtgtttgtgtgctgtgcaACGGTGTTAGTCTTTCTTCCTCATTGTGTAACAAGTGGGGAGGCTTGTGTatagttttgtttatttaatgGGTTGCTCGGTGTGGAGAAGCTGAAATTGAATTCTATGAGAGTTGCCAGGCAGGCTCACTGCTGGCTGACTTCCCATGGAGTTGTGCCTGAAACGGACCAAAGAAAGTGCATGCAGAAGACACTGCCTTAAGTTACTCTTTACTAACTCTTACATAACATGTGTTAGACAGTGGAGACACCTCCATGGTCTTCCGTGCATGATATCATGCCAGTGTGTGTCACAAAAGATTTGTCCATTAGGCCATCCACACTTTTTATTCTCCCATAGAGGGATTGGATACATCAGTGGTACCTAGTGGACAAGAGGGAACTCACTGCTTGGTATTGGTTTTTCATGACCAAGAAACTCTGGGTCCTAGTTATTGGTTAATCTGCTCAAGTCACATGGTCAAACTCATGGCTTGAGTTGTAGTACAATTCTTGGTTTGCTtagaaggtctctctctctacccctccctagccttttctctcttccctgtccctctctctcttccctg
This window harbors:
- the LOC111981955 gene encoding microtubule-associated protein 6 homolog, translating into MAWPCITRACCMARFWNQLDKGDISVPLVFTRYDVSEMQHLKLQHQQKQPHNQAQASAVAIETQPIHSDQAVAARANYGIAASGERACGSVMRQDFKHWKVRPEPSCKPKNEYHTPEIPFNNKTQYQKDFQPWPIPKRSDHPWIPRPNPSISIGDDRVQDRSKHAEVDIGVEKCEIADKLQEKEILGGSKKKQPAEKEGEKKVSIKVEREDAAGARGRAALDALNRQLKQEVTVGSSYKTEFKAHRDVKPVKLIRAKSQYLPPEEKTSLETSYSATYRGEQGKQQPNDNKAVDRRRIRSLYNEPYKGLQETKVKRSNSAPRSKPKKAGTTVASQGGKPVKKAKEQKQPGSTALRGTKKTTSENQPTESRPAEGDKEKSKEMNNKLAEAKEVVLKQYHYIQLCQPIRDTGWVQTLKQHLWGCTLPIPRELNDEVLRPGDHHSQGAVGGEPEPLEERPEPRRSGVVVHFAPDVKYE